Within Nodosilinea sp. FACHB-141, the genomic segment GCGCTGATTCCGCTGCCTAAGCGGAGCAATACCCAGCGCGAAAACAAAACCATCAAGCAGGGTGAGGTGCCGTCTGAGTGACGAGATCAACCGCATAGGCTGGGGCAAGTTGAGGCCAGGTGAGCGAAGAAAGGCAAGTAGGAATTCCTATGTGGCACCACGCGGTTCAACTTATGCTCTTACTCATAAGAGCCTGGAGTGAATCTAGGCGAGCGCTTCCCACACAACACTTTGCTAACCGGTTCAGTAAAACAATGACAGGTTAGCTCGACGTTGATAGACGCTCAATTTATATCCACTAGGTATTTCTTCTAAGCTCTGACAAACTCTCTTCGAGTATAGTGATCGCGAATCTCCTGAATCAGCCCGCTGTTGTACTCGGTCTGCATTTGCCCAGCGACCTCTTCCCCATGGCTAAACCCCTGTCCGAAGTACTTGTCGGAGTGGTTGAGAGAGCGAAGGCCTTAGTATCCATCGAATCCTCACCGGGTGCAGCACGTTATTTAGGATAGCGGGTTGTGAGTGGGGGGTTGGGGTGCGATCGCCCAGCAAATTTCAATCGATGCCCCTCAAAAAGCACAGGCTATAGTGGTGGGCAACCGCAACCCCCGCCCTCACCATGACCGGATTTGAACCTCTGATTGGAGCCGCCGCCGCTGGCCTGGGTAGCTTGATTACCAATTTAGTCAAAGACAAAGGTACTGAAACCCTCAAAAAGCTCGATTGGGATATTGGCAAGAACCTGGCCATGAAGAAAGCCATGGTTGGCTATGTGCGCCGCTATATCGATCGCCACGGCACCCTCAAAGTCGCCTGCGTGCGGATGGATTACCCCGTACGGCTCGACGAAATCTACACCGCCGTGCAACTGCTAGATCGCTCCGCCCTGCGCTACTTTGAGTCTGAAGATGCCCTGCAAGAGCAATACCGGCAAAGCGGCAAGCGAGGCTTTAACATTACTAATGCTCAAAAGAAAGCAGGTCTGCAAGTTGCAAACGAACAGCAATACCTGATGGTGCTGGGTGGACCAGGAGTAGGCAAATCCACATTTTTAAGAAAAGTCGGCCTAGAAACCCTCCGAACTCTGAGCCAACGAGACTTTGCAGGCAAATATTCTGGTAGTCCGTCAATCTCACAGAAGATAGTTTATGAATATCCTCGCATTCCAGTAATGCTGGAGCTGCGTCAGTTTGACAAGCCCGACTTAGGCATCAAAGCACTTATTTCAGAAGAACTTAGAACTTGCGGTTTTCCTGAACCAGAAGAGTTGACGGAACTATTCCTTAAGAATGGAAAGCTTTTAGTCTTGTTGGATGGATTAGACGAGGTGCCAACAATCAACCTCAACAAAATCATCTACGAAATTGAGAATCTGATAGATCAGTACAAAATCACTCCAGAGAATAATGAGTCTAAAATCGAGAAAGTAAAAGAGGCGATTGACACTTACAAAAGCAGTCTTAAAACATGCACTTTTCAAGAAAAATATGAAATACAACAAAAGCTTAGAAAAGAAGAAAAAAAGCTTAGAGAAGAAGAAGAAAAGCTTAAAGAAGAAGAAGAAAAGATTAGAAAAGAGCAAGGAAAACGCGAAAATCGTTTTATTGCCTCTTGCCGAGTGGCAGCTTACAACTTTGGAGGATTCAAGCAGTTTAAAGATGTAGCAATAGCTTCTTTTGAGGACGAACAGATCCAGCAGTTCATCAGCAACTGGTTTCGAAAAGACTTAGATATTGGAACTGAAACTGCGGAGCGTTGCTGGAATCTCTTAAAGAGTAAAGATTACCATGCTGCAAAGGAATTAGCCCAAAATCCACTTTTGCTAACTTTGCTCTGTGTGGTATACGACGAATTTCAAGATTTTCCTAAAAAACGCCATGCTCTTTATGGTGAAGCTCTAGATGTATTACTGAGAAAATGGGCTTCAGAAAAACGCATTCAGCGCAACCCTATTTATCAGGAACTCAGTGCTGAGCTAGAATTAAACATGCTGGCAGAAATTGCTTACATTAGCTTTGCTGACAACCAGCTCTTCTTCTCAAAGACGAGGCTGGTGGAGCAAATTCGAGAATTCTTAATGGAAAATCTTAATGCTCCGCGTCATTTAGATGCTGAAACTGTACTACGGGAAATTGAAATTCAGCAGGGCATTCTAGTTGAAAGAGCGCGAGATGTTTACTCCTTTTCACACCTGACTTTTCAGGAATACTTGACGGCTAAATGCCTTGCTGATAATCAGAAAGTTGACCAACTGATACGAGACCATATAGCTGAACAACACTGGCAAGAAGTCTTTCTATTG encodes:
- a CDS encoding NACHT domain-containing NTPase, with amino-acid sequence MTGFEPLIGAAAAGLGSLITNLVKDKGTETLKKLDWDIGKNLAMKKAMVGYVRRYIDRHGTLKVACVRMDYPVRLDEIYTAVQLLDRSALRYFESEDALQEQYRQSGKRGFNITNAQKKAGLQVANEQQYLMVLGGPGVGKSTFLRKVGLETLRTLSQRDFAGKYSGSPSISQKIVYEYPRIPVMLELRQFDKPDLGIKALISEELRTCGFPEPEELTELFLKNGKLLVLLDGLDEVPTINLNKIIYEIENLIDQYKITPENNESKIEKVKEAIDTYKSSLKTCTFQEKYEIQQKLRKEEKKLREEEEKLKEEEEKIRKEQGKRENRFIASCRVAAYNFGGFKQFKDVAIASFEDEQIQQFISNWFRKDLDIGTETAERCWNLLKSKDYHAAKELAQNPLLLTLLCVVYDEFQDFPKKRHALYGEALDVLLRKWASEKRIQRNPIYQELSAELELNMLAEIAYISFADNQLFFSKTRLVEQIREFLMENLNAPRHLDAETVLREIEIQQGILVERARDVYSFSHLTFQEYLTAKCLADNQKVDQLIRDHIAEQHWQEVFLLVAGLVLGKRGADDLLLGMEKQAQIYIVENRLHKVFAWASSVTEDDLGDSKASTKRVVAILLTRTFAPNFDFNQALDQALDKCINRVHGHTLEFSLTLDGAIDNTFGPNLACVRTFARVLDRKLDRAFTLALALTLALTHPDVFSRSLIHARACYFTEECQKLRIFKPSLINALFLDLVSLRKSEDFLSGSQRDFTKKIFLCFSKNLGIELQSLRFSEHESRQLNNYFYILELMVRCKEAAVRVSPQVWANIESRMFTVPVE